The region TGGGATCTATCTTAACGCTCGGTCCCATAGTGGGGGAGAGCGCTATACTTCTTATATACTGTCCCTTAGCTGCCGGCGGTTTTGCCTTTATTATAGCAGCTAAAAGGACACGAAGATTCTCATAAAGTTGATCTTCCGAGAAAGAAGCTTTACCAATCGGAACGTGAACTATACCATACTTATCAACCCTGAACTCCACCCTTCCACTTTTTATTTCTTTTACCACGCTTCCAACATCATTCGTGACCGTTCCCGTCTTCGGACTTGGCATCAATCCCCTCGGACCGAGTATTCTTCCCAACCTACTAACGTGGCGCATCATATCCGGAGTTGAAACGGTAGCATCGAAGTCAAGCCAGCCTTCTTTTTGAATTTTCTCTATGAGCTCCATACCGCCAACGTAATCAGCTCCTGCCGCCTTTGCTTCT is a window of Synergistota bacterium DNA encoding:
- a CDS encoding 50S ribosomal protein L1; this translates as MPKRGKRYRALKELVEKGKLYPPKEAVALVKKLANAKFDETIDTAIRLGVDPRHADQQVRGMAILPHGTGKEKKVLVFAQGEKAEEAKAAGADYVGGMELIEKIQKEGWLDFDATVSTPDMMRHVSRLGRILGPRGLMPSPKTGTVTNDVGSVVKEIKSGRVEFRVDKYGIVHVPIGKASFSEDQLYENLRVLLAAIIKAKPPAAKGQYIRSIALSPTMGPSVKIDPNVAQKEIVLE